Proteins found in one Erythrobacter sp. 3-20A1M genomic segment:
- a CDS encoding alpha/beta fold hydrolase produces MSNDATTERFASFDGVELALHRVGEGAPLLLLHGLFSSAQMNWIKWGHAQRLADAGFAVAMLDFRVHGESAAPHDEAAYPENVLVRDTVAALAHLGWDDYVLGGFSLGARTSLHGVVQGLLEPQRLIVGGMGTAGLGEWSTRSAFFRRVIDEFDTIGRDDPAYFSRQFLKSQGVDRVAARLLLGTLPDMELGDLDRVTMPTLVVCGDEDRDNGSAEELAALLPDATYVEVPGTHMSSVTKPELGQRMAEWLTA; encoded by the coding sequence GTGAGCAACGACGCTACGACCGAACGTTTCGCCAGCTTCGACGGGGTCGAACTCGCGCTGCATCGTGTGGGCGAGGGCGCGCCGCTGTTGCTGTTGCATGGCCTGTTCTCCAGCGCGCAGATGAACTGGATCAAGTGGGGCCACGCGCAGCGGCTCGCCGATGCGGGATTCGCGGTCGCGATGCTCGATTTCCGCGTGCATGGTGAGAGCGCCGCACCGCATGACGAGGCGGCCTACCCGGAGAACGTGCTGGTCCGCGACACGGTGGCCGCGCTCGCGCATCTGGGCTGGGACGATTACGTGCTCGGTGGCTTCTCGCTCGGCGCGCGCACATCCTTGCACGGGGTGGTCCAGGGACTGCTGGAGCCGCAACGGCTGATCGTCGGCGGGATGGGCACCGCGGGGCTGGGCGAATGGAGCACGCGCTCCGCCTTCTTCCGCCGCGTGATCGACGAATTCGACACCATCGGGCGCGACGATCCGGCGTATTTCTCCCGCCAGTTCCTGAAATCGCAAGGGGTCGACCGGGTCGCGGCGCGGCTGCTGCTGGGCACGCTGCCCGACATGGAGCTCGGCGATCTCGACCGGGTCACGATGCCCACGCTGGTCGTGTGCGGCGACGAGGATCGCGACAACGGCTCGGCCGAGGAGCTCGCCGCGCTGCTGCCCGACGCGACCTATGTCGAGGTGCCCGGCACGCATATGTCCAGCGTGACGAAGCCGGAGCTGGGCCAGCGCATGGCGGAGTGGCTGACCGCTTGA
- a CDS encoding aspartate-semialdehyde dehydrogenase: MATVAALGLALAACQPSDDPSAKESGAAQTDTGEAPEADAVTLRGDGLAAGAESFYFGAGRSEVEAGVTSALGEPTERGDNAECGAGPVQFTIYPGDLHLNFQDGKLVGWLVQDGNSSPTIRTAQGVGIGTPAQDAAARIDAKPVEGSTLDGEFAAAGDIGGFFRQAGGAKRVTGLYAGTNCFAR, translated from the coding sequence ATGGCAACCGTAGCAGCCCTTGGCCTCGCTCTGGCCGCGTGCCAACCATCCGACGATCCCTCGGCGAAGGAGAGCGGCGCGGCGCAGACCGATACCGGCGAAGCGCCCGAGGCCGATGCGGTAACGTTGCGCGGCGACGGGCTGGCGGCTGGCGCGGAGAGCTTCTATTTCGGCGCGGGCCGCAGCGAGGTGGAAGCGGGCGTGACCAGCGCGCTGGGTGAGCCGACGGAGCGCGGCGATAACGCCGAGTGCGGCGCGGGGCCGGTGCAATTCACCATCTATCCCGGTGATCTCCACCTCAATTTCCAGGACGGCAAGCTGGTCGGCTGGCTGGTGCAGGACGGAAATTCCTCCCCCACCATCCGGACGGCGCAGGGTGTCGGCATCGGCACACCCGCGCAGGATGCGGCGGCGCGGATCGACGCGAAGCCGGTGGAAGGCTCCACCCTCGATGGCGAGTTCGCGGCAGCGGGCGACATCGGCGGCTTCTTCCGCCAGGCGGGCGGCGCGAAGCGTGTCACCGGGCTCTACGCCGGCACGAACTGCTTCGCCCGGTGA
- a CDS encoding RimK/LysX family protein: MAKSDPLPIIGWREVIALPELGLSAIPAKIDTGARTSSLHATVLEDYERDGQHLVRFAVDYHEQKVRQVCEAVQVGWRGITSSNGETQRRLVVKTLMEVGEYTFRAEISLADRSDMKFPMLIGRSALRRRFAVDSGHSWLQTPGRNPVSGHKP; this comes from the coding sequence ATGGCGAAGTCTGACCCGCTGCCGATCATCGGCTGGCGCGAGGTGATCGCGCTGCCGGAGCTGGGCCTGTCCGCCATTCCCGCCAAGATTGACACCGGCGCGCGCACATCGTCCCTTCACGCCACGGTGCTGGAGGACTATGAGCGGGACGGTCAGCATCTGGTGCGCTTCGCGGTCGATTATCACGAGCAGAAGGTACGCCAGGTGTGCGAGGCGGTGCAGGTTGGCTGGCGCGGCATCACCAGCTCCAACGGGGAAACCCAGCGGCGCCTGGTGGTGAAGACCCTGATGGAAGTGGGCGAGTACACGTTTCGGGCCGAGATCAGCCTGGCGGACCGCTCGGACATGAAATTTCCAATGTTGATCGGCCGCTCGGCACTACGGCGTCGTTTCGCCGTTGATAGCGGTCATTCCTGGTTGCAGACGCCGGGTCGCAACCCCGTTTCGGGACACAAGCCATGA
- a CDS encoding SIMPL domain-containing protein, with the protein MHLLASSLLLAIPAGLSAQSAEMLAPGQTLLQVQATGESYAAPDMASVSGGVVTFAATSREAASSNADAMNTVVAALRKAGVAARDIQTQNLSLNPQYNYNRSEGQPPAITGYQATNSVTVRVRDVKKASDLLTVMFDAGANNVSGPNFSLSDDKDAVAKARMAAVAEAKAEAEAYAAAFDMKVVRVIRISERSQSAQYEPIIVTGSRIGAPPPPPPPPPVSAPAVEVGEMQQSVTLFVDYALGPR; encoded by the coding sequence ATGCACCTTCTCGCCAGTTCGCTGCTTCTCGCGATTCCCGCCGGACTTTCGGCGCAGAGCGCGGAAATGCTCGCTCCGGGACAGACATTGCTTCAGGTGCAGGCCACCGGGGAATCCTATGCGGCCCCCGATATGGCGAGCGTGAGCGGCGGGGTCGTCACCTTCGCGGCGACATCGCGGGAGGCCGCGTCCTCCAATGCCGACGCGATGAACACGGTGGTCGCGGCGCTGCGCAAGGCGGGCGTGGCGGCGCGCGACATCCAGACGCAGAACCTCTCGCTCAACCCGCAATACAACTACAACCGCAGCGAGGGTCAGCCCCCTGCCATTACTGGCTATCAGGCGACCAACAGCGTGACCGTGCGAGTCCGCGACGTGAAGAAGGCGTCGGATCTGCTGACGGTCATGTTCGATGCAGGGGCCAACAACGTTTCAGGTCCCAACTTCTCCCTGTCCGATGACAAGGATGCCGTTGCCAAGGCGCGCATGGCGGCAGTGGCGGAAGCCAAGGCGGAGGCGGAGGCCTACGCCGCGGCGTTCGACATGAAGGTCGTTCGCGTGATCCGCATCAGCGAGCGTTCGCAGAGCGCGCAGTACGAGCCGATCATCGTCACCGGCTCGCGCATCGGCGCACCCCCGCCGCCTCCGCCGCCCCCGCCGGTCAGCGCACCGGCGGTCGAAGTCGGGGAGATGCAGCAATCGGTGACGCTGTTCGTCGATTACGCGCTGGGGCCGCGCTGA
- the rimK gene encoding 30S ribosomal protein S6--L-glutamate ligase — protein MKIAMLARNPNLYSHRRLVEAAEARGHEMHILNTLRCTVHIASHRPQVWYNGEPCEGYEAIIPRIGASITSYGMAILRQFEMRGCWPLNESVAIGRSRDKLRSMQILAKHGLGLPLTAFAHDPKQAEEIIRSVNGPPVVIKLLEGTQGIGVVLAETMSSAKSVIEAFRGANVSILVQEFIKEAGGTDIRALVIGGKVVAAMKRTGAADDFRSNLHRGGSAQLIKITPEERSTAVRAAKRMGLNVCGVDMLRSNHGPVIMEVNSSPGLEGIENATGKDIAGQIVDFVVANARDGRTKTKGRG, from the coding sequence ATGAAAATCGCGATGCTCGCCCGCAATCCGAACCTTTATTCGCATCGGCGGCTGGTCGAGGCGGCGGAGGCGCGGGGGCACGAGATGCACATTCTCAACACCCTGCGCTGCACGGTTCACATCGCCAGCCATCGCCCGCAGGTGTGGTACAATGGCGAGCCGTGCGAGGGTTACGAGGCGATTATTCCGCGAATCGGAGCCTCTATTACCAGCTACGGCATGGCGATCCTGCGCCAGTTCGAGATGCGCGGCTGTTGGCCGCTGAACGAGAGCGTCGCCATCGGGCGCAGCCGCGACAAGCTGCGCTCCATGCAGATCCTGGCGAAGCATGGGCTGGGCCTGCCCCTGACCGCCTTCGCCCACGATCCCAAGCAGGCGGAGGAGATCATCCGCTCCGTCAACGGACCGCCGGTAGTGATCAAGTTGCTGGAGGGGACGCAGGGTATCGGCGTGGTGCTGGCGGAGACGATGTCCAGCGCCAAGTCGGTGATCGAGGCTTTTCGCGGGGCCAATGTCTCCATCCTGGTGCAGGAATTCATCAAGGAAGCCGGTGGGACGGACATCCGCGCGCTGGTGATCGGGGGCAAGGTCGTCGCGGCGATGAAGCGCACCGGCGCGGCGGACGATTTCCGCAGCAATCTCCATCGCGGCGGCAGTGCGCAGCTCATCAAGATTACGCCCGAGGAACGCAGCACCGCGGTGCGTGCGGCGAAGCGCATGGGCCTGAACGTGTGCGGCGTGGACATGCTGCGCTCCAACCACGGACCGGTGATCATGGAGGTTAATTCCTCGCCCGGTCTGGAGGGAATCGAGAACGCAACGGGCAAGGACATTGCCGGGCAGATCGTTGATTTCGTCGTCGCGAACGCCAGGGACGGGAGGACGAAGACCAAGGGGCGCGGCTGA
- a CDS encoding M2 family metallopeptidase → MKFAPVALSAIAIALSTPAMAQDQTPLEDAASEVAADYPMTPEGAKAWVAAVEKDLFDFSVDAARTQWVNATYITDDTDALAAKSGAEGTEKSVTYALEAAEYAEVPGLDPDVKRKLDILRNGIVLPAPTTPGAATELAEIATGLQSQYGKGKGTLNGKPISGSDIEAEMGNLEHTPDEFEEMWTSWHDNVGAPMKGDYARMVEIANQGAKELGFSDVGAMWRSGYDMPADDFTAETERLWQEVKPLYMALHTYVRGRLNAKYGDAVQPKTGPIRADLLGNMWAQEWGNIYPLVAPAGSGDLGYDIGDLLQEKGKGPLDMVHIGENFYSSLGFEKLPETFWQRSLFTKPADREVVCHASAWDVDNKDDIRIKMCIKVNADDFVTIHHELGHNYYQRAYSDQPYLYLNGANDGFHEAIGDFVALSITPEYLVQIGLLDRKDVPSADKDIGLLLRQAMDKVAFLPFGLLVDKWRWGVFDGSITPANYNQAWVDLKQEYQGVAPPVERPADAFDPGAKYHIPANTPYMRYFLARILQFQFYKAACDQAGWKGPLHRCSFYGNKQVGDRLNAMLEMGASKPWPDALETFTGSRQMSGKAMMEYFAPLKKWLDEQNKGMKSGW, encoded by the coding sequence ATGAAATTCGCGCCCGTCGCCCTGTCCGCCATCGCCATCGCCCTGTCCACACCCGCCATGGCGCAGGACCAGACGCCCTTGGAAGATGCAGCCAGCGAAGTGGCCGCCGATTATCCCATGACGCCGGAAGGGGCGAAGGCGTGGGTCGCCGCGGTCGAGAAGGACCTGTTCGACTTCTCCGTCGACGCGGCGCGCACCCAGTGGGTTAACGCGACCTACATCACCGACGATACCGACGCGCTGGCAGCCAAGAGCGGGGCCGAGGGGACCGAGAAATCGGTGACCTACGCGTTGGAAGCGGCGGAATATGCCGAGGTCCCCGGGCTCGATCCCGATGTGAAGCGCAAGCTCGATATCCTGCGCAACGGCATCGTCCTGCCCGCGCCGACTACTCCGGGGGCCGCCACCGAGCTGGCCGAAATCGCGACCGGCCTGCAATCGCAATACGGCAAGGGTAAGGGCACGCTGAACGGGAAGCCGATCTCCGGCTCCGATATCGAGGCGGAGATGGGCAATCTCGAGCACACGCCAGACGAGTTCGAGGAGATGTGGACCAGCTGGCACGACAATGTCGGCGCGCCGATGAAGGGCGATTACGCCCGCATGGTAGAGATCGCGAACCAGGGCGCGAAAGAGCTCGGCTTCAGCGATGTGGGCGCGATGTGGCGTTCGGGCTACGACATGCCGGCTGACGATTTCACTGCCGAGACCGAGCGGCTGTGGCAAGAGGTGAAGCCGCTCTACATGGCGCTCCACACCTATGTCCGGGGGCGACTGAACGCGAAATACGGCGATGCGGTGCAGCCGAAGACCGGCCCGATCCGCGCCGACCTGCTCGGCAATATGTGGGCGCAGGAGTGGGGCAACATCTATCCCCTGGTCGCGCCCGCGGGATCGGGCGATCTGGGCTACGACATCGGCGACCTGCTGCAGGAGAAGGGCAAGGGCCCGCTCGACATGGTGCATATCGGCGAGAACTTCTATTCCTCGCTCGGTTTCGAGAAGCTGCCGGAGACGTTCTGGCAGCGCAGCCTGTTCACCAAGCCGGCCGACCGCGAGGTCGTGTGCCATGCGAGTGCATGGGACGTCGACAACAAGGACGATATCCGCATCAAGATGTGCATCAAGGTGAATGCGGACGATTTCGTCACGATCCACCACGAACTGGGCCACAACTACTACCAGCGTGCCTATAGCGACCAACCCTATCTCTATCTCAACGGCGCGAATGACGGCTTCCACGAGGCGATCGGCGATTTCGTCGCCCTGTCGATCACGCCCGAATATCTCGTCCAGATCGGGCTGCTCGATCGCAAGGACGTGCCGAGCGCGGACAAGGATATCGGCCTGCTGCTGCGCCAGGCGATGGACAAGGTCGCGTTCCTCCCCTTCGGCCTGCTGGTCGACAAATGGCGCTGGGGCGTTTTCGACGGATCGATTACCCCGGCAAACTACAATCAGGCATGGGTCGACCTGAAGCAGGAATATCAGGGCGTCGCCCCGCCGGTGGAGCGCCCCGCCGATGCCTTCGACCCAGGTGCCAAATACCACATCCCGGCGAACACGCCCTACATGCGCTATTTCCTCGCGCGGATCCTGCAGTTCCAGTTCTACAAGGCGGCGTGCGATCAGGCGGGCTGGAAGGGGCCGCTGCACCGCTGTTCCTTCTACGGTAACAAGCAGGTCGGGGACCGGCTGAACGCGATGCTGGAAATGGGCGCGTCCAAGCCCTGGCCCGATGCTCTGGAAACCTTTACCGGCAGCCGGCAGATGAGCGGCAAGGCGATGATGGAGTATTTCGCCCCGCTCAAGAAATGGCTCGACGAGCAGAACAAGGGCATGAAGAGCGGATGGTGA